From the Lolium rigidum isolate FL_2022 chromosome 2, APGP_CSIRO_Lrig_0.1, whole genome shotgun sequence genome, one window contains:
- the LOC124690893 gene encoding uncharacterized protein LOC124690893 → MVNPSVSDAAARCKAPMLTCLCSPTNHPGSFRCSRHRTPRGWPLQSSSSVRASLQQAAAPGVTWSRSSGGSRATSKGRPVLRAHLQGLLASPPPSSGRRDHRRCREFKPRLSRLGRLAAASSCRQPRHLALLRS, encoded by the coding sequence ATGGTGAACCCATCTGTCTCCGACGCGGCCGCGAGATGCAAGGCACCCATGTTGACTTGTCTCTGCTCGCCGACGAACCACCCGGGCTCCTTCCGCTGCAGCCGCCACCGAACTCCCCGCGGCTGGCCACTGCAGTCCTCGTCCTCCGTCCGCGCCTCGCTTCAGCAAGCCGCGGCGCCGGGCGTGACGTGGAGCAGGAGCAGCGGTGGAAGCAGGGCGACGAGCAAGGGCCGGCCCGTCCTGCGCGCGCACCTGCAGGGGCTGCTGGCCAGCCCGCCGCCGTCCTCCGGCCGCCGCGACCACCGCCGCTGCCGCGAGTTCAAGCCCCGCCTCTCCAGGCTgggccgcctcgccgccgccagttcGTGTCGCCAGCCCCGGCACCTTGCTCTGCTTCGTTCGTAG
- the LOC124690894 gene encoding uncharacterized protein LOC124690894 — translation MATAAATRPSGPVLLIPNYASVSPNRVKLSAARSPAKSVSVSSPPVPSGAVKNRRSCMCSPTNHPGSFRCSLHKEGKPAPALHGNSKPTPTPRPSAVVSTGCGAAEGEGSRTLARRAINPPTQPPRQRRAAGGFRPRPQPSRLSAVSFAGDRAGKNRQ, via the coding sequence ATGGCGACAGCGGCTGCAACTCGTCCGAGCGGCCCGGTCCTGTTAATTCCCAACTACGCCTCCGTCTCCCCCAACCGTGTCAAGCTTTCCGCCGCCCGCTCGCCGGCCAAATCCGTCAGCGTCTCGTCGCCGCCGGTGCCGTCCGGCGCCGTCAAGAACCGTCGTTCATGCATGTGTTCGCCAACGAACCACCCGGGCTCGTTCCGATGCAGCCTACACAAGGAGGGAAAGCCCGCCCCGGCACTCCACGGCAACAGCAAGCCCACGCCTACTCCGCGGCCGTCCGCCGTCGTCTCGACCGGCTGCGGCGCGGCCGAAGGGGAAGGCAGCCGTACGTTGGCCCGCAGGGCGATCAATCCGCCCACGCAGCCACCGCGCCAGAGGCGAGCCGCCGGAGGGTTCCGCCCCCGCCCCCAGCCCAGTCGCCTCTCCGCCGTCTCGTTCGCCGGGGACCGGGCCGGCAAGAACCGCCAGTGA